The Montipora foliosa isolate CH-2021 chromosome 1, ASM3666993v2, whole genome shotgun sequence genome has a window encoding:
- the LOC137969543 gene encoding alanine--tRNA ligase, cytoplasmic-like produces MLGNWSFGNYFKKEAIEFAWELLTVKYGMPKDRLYVTYFGGEQELESDEETRQLWLSMGLPPERVLPFGMKDNFWEMGETGPCGPCSEIHYDRIGGRDAASLVNMDDPSVLEVWNLVFIQFNRETDGSLKTLPNKHVDTGMGLERLTSITQGKMSNYDTDLFQPFFEAIHKGTGVRPYQGRVGPEDTDGIDMAYRVVADHVRTLTMAITDGGKPDNTGRGYVLRRILRRCVRFATEKLNCPPGFVSSLVLVAVDSLGDFFPEVTKDPQQVIDIINEEETQFLKTLARGRRLFDRTVSKLSDKLIPGDVAWRLYDTYGFPVDLTQLMAEERGLTVDMAVYEESKRQAQEIARGKGSGNENDITLDVHAIDKLQKEFNLKCTDDSAKYKYTADEDGSYVFESVVGKVEAIVFEKEFVNEVTSGSHCGVVLDKTCFYAEQGGQIYDLGFMIKEDDEEVEFSVSNVQVHGGYILHVGTIEGTLRVGDQLKCQIDDERRRVVMNNHTATHVLNFALRKELGEADQRGSLVAPDRLRFDFTAKGAMTTEQVKNTELTSQDIVSRNMTVFAQEVALALAKDIQGLRAIFEEVYPDPVRVLSIGSSFDELQEDPQAGYKYSVEFCGGTHLRRTGHMKKFVLVSEEAISKGIRRIVALTGPEALKAEKKCTLLQTKVENIQSLVQEKMKNGSLNIKETSQEIARLTEDISASVISAWRKDEIRTKLKVVKKLVDDAEKAKKGTMMQQAVDKAKAIIEADGHMTFVVDVFQAGSNQKILDAALKQFKNLAPTTAVLLFSVDEENAKIICLAQVPKEAIQQGLKADEWVKSVSELLGGKCGGKDVSAQGSGPNIGCIDKAVETARKFAEQKL; encoded by the exons ATGTTGGGAAACTGGTCATTTGGAAACTACTTTAAG AAAGAAGCCATTGAGTTTGCATGGGAATTGCTTACAGTTAAGTATGGAATGCCAAAGGATCGCCTCTATGTCACATACTTTGGAGGAGAACAAGAACTTGAATCTGACGAAGAAACTCGACAATTATGGCTCAGTATGGG TCTTCCACCAGAGAGAGTACTTCCATTTGGCATGAAAGATAACTTTTGGGAAATGGGTGAAACTGGGCCTTGCGGACCTTGCAGTGAAATTCACTATGATAGGATCGGTGGACGCGATGCAGCTTCCCTGGTAAACATGGACGACCCCAGTGTTCTGGAAGTGTGGAATCTTGTGTTTATTCAGTTCAACAG GGAGACAGATGGCAGTCTGAAAACCTTACCCAATAAGCATGTGGACACTGGGATGGGTTTGGAGCGACTGACATCAATCACACAAGGGAAGATGTCAAACTATGATACAGATCTTTTCCAGCCATTTTTTGAGGCAATTCACAAG GGTACTGGTGTCAGACCATACCAGGGTCGTGTAGGTCCTGAAGACACAGATGGGATCGATATGGCTTACAGGGTTGTCGCAGATCATGTTAGAACTCTGACAATGGCAATTACAGATGGAGGCAAACCAGACAACACTGGCAGAGG ATATGTGCTGAGAAGGATCTTGAGGAGGTGTGTACGTTTTGCAACTGAAAAACTGAATTGTCCTCCAGGATTTGTGTCCTCATTGGTGTTAGTGGCTGTTGATTCATTG GGTGATTTCTTTCCTGAAGTAACAAAAGACCCTCAGCAG gttaTTGATATCATTAACGAAGAAGAGACACAGTTTCTAAAAACCCTTGCCAGGGGAAGAAGACTGTTTGACAGAACAGTAAGCAAACTATCAGACAAGCTTATACCAGGAGATGTGGCTTGGCGGCTTTATGATACTTATGGTTTCCCAGTGGACTTGACACAGCTTATGGCTGAGGAAAGAGGACTGACTGTGGATATGGCAGTTTATGAAGAAAGCAAGAGACAAGCTCAG GAAATAGCTAGAGGAAAAGGCTCAGGAAATGAAAATGATATCACTCTTGATGTACATGCcattgacaaacttcaaaaggAATTTAATCTTAAATGTACAGATGACAGTGCTAAGTACAAGTACACCGCAGATGAAGATGGCAGTTATG TCTTTGAATCTGTTGTTGGTAAAGTAGAAgcaattgtctttgaaaaggAATTTGTAAATGAAGTGACAAGTGGTAGCCACTGTGGGGTGGTTTTGGACAAAACATGTTTTTATGCTGAACAAGGTGGACAGATATATGACCTTGGGTTTATGATCAAGGAAGATGATGAG GAGGTTGAATTTTCAGTCAGCAACGTTCAAGTTCATGGCGGGTACATACTTCATGTCGGAACAATTGAGGGAACACTGAGAGTTGGAGATCAACTAAAATGCCAAATAGATGAT GAACGGCGAAGAGTTGTCATGAATAATCACACTGCTACCCACGTGTTGAACTTCGCTCTGAGAAAAGAACTTGGAGAAGCTGACCAGCGAGGTTCGCTTGTGGCCCCAGACAGACTCCGATTTGATTTCACCGCAAAG ggAGCTATGACAACGGAGCAGGTAAAAAACACTGAATTGACAAGCCAGGATATAGTTTCCAGGAACATGACGGTGTTTGCTCAGGAGGTGGCTCTAGCTCTGGCCAAAGACATCCAAGGCCTTAGGGCCATTTTTGAAGAG GTGTATCCTGATCCAGTTCGTGTGCTCTCTATCGGTTCATCTTTTGATGAGCTGCAAGAAGATCCCCAAGCTGGATACAAGTACTCTGTGGAATTTTGCGGTGGAAC GCATTTGCGTCGTACTGGTCACATGAAAAAGTTTGTGTTAGTTTCCGAGGAAGCTATTTCTAAAGGAATCAGAAGGATTGTTGCCCTGACAGGACCAGAGGCGCTCAAGGCTGAGAAAAAATGTACTTTGCTCCAGACGAAAGTAGAAAATATACAGAGTCTCGTACAAGAAAAGATGAAGAACGGCAGCCTGAATATCAAGGAAACCTCTCAGGAAATTGCTCGACTCACTGAA GATATCAGTGCTTCAGTGATCTCTGCTTGGCGTAAAGACGAAATCCGAACGAAGCTCAAGGTTGTCAAGAAACTAGTGGACGACGCAGAAAAGGCAAAGAAGGGCACAATGATGCAACAG gCGGTGGATAAAGCGAAGGCCATTATTGAAGCAGATGGCCATATGACCTTTGTTGTCGATGTATTTCAAGCTGGATCAAATCAGAAG ATCCTTGATGCAGCATTGAAGCAGTTCAAGAATCTGGCGCCAACAACCGCTGTGCTTCTGTTCAGTGTAGATGAAGAAAATGCTAAGATTATATGTTTGGCACAAGTTCCAAAG
- the LOC138008981 gene encoding uncharacterized protein: protein MEPTLEFVRVDESHVCVRRAGSDDEVKCNSKTDAILSRMDVGDLTESQQERLQEAIGRYQSTFSEDEDDLGFCDLVNHKIVTPASTTAPEVRDYIQKSLDQGIIRESSSLYASPIVLVRKKDGKLRLCDD from the coding sequence ATGGAGCCAACCTTAGAGTTTGTCCGTGTAGATGAGAGTCATGTTTGTGTACGCAGAGCTGGTTCAGACGATGAAGTGAAGTGCAACAGCAAAACCGATGCTATTTTGAGCCGGATGGATGTAGGCGACCTGACAGAATCCCAACAAGAGCGTTTGCAGGAAGCCATTGGCAGGTATCAGAGTACCTTTAGTGAGGATGAGGATGATCTTGGGTTCTGCGACCTGGTGAACCACAAAATAGTCACACCGGCGAGTACCACCGCACCAGAAGTACGGGATTACATTCAAAAGTCACTTGATCAAGGCATCATCAGGGAGTCATCAAGTCTTTATGCATCCCCAATAGTCCTTGTTAGGAAGAAAGATGGCAAACTGCGACTCTGTGATGACTAG